From a single Planctellipticum variicoloris genomic region:
- a CDS encoding DUF1549 domain-containing protein: MLLKASSLLMTVTLLGGAAAAQEPAMRLSTRDLAEWIDRRFEGEWERSKIEPSAVVDDATFLKRTYLDLGGTLPRVSEAREFLDYAGEQKRDALVDQLLNETRRPEKHAARTAAHWATLWRRMMAPGNTPEARMAIGLEPWLREQFLANVPYDELARKLVTASSTDGTPVVATNPQMGMSGGPAVFYLATGGKPETSASAVSRVFLGVRIGCAECHNHPFASWKQQDFWGMAAFFAGVKNGTVADVAVAKIRPLNGLEDYTAAYLGGGPAEVPAGKTPRQALADWMVSRENAHFAATAVNRVWQQLVGRGLTDSVDDLDLASAEEREILDELAELFVDAGFDLRWLMTGICKSRVYQRGCVALEEGEIPPPGFRPVKALQPEQIFDSLEQALALPISRADGGARFNGLRDQLISRMNEAAANAPEEYRAGIPQALLMMNGRLTAEATDLEQSRTLRGVLDAPFLNAEAKLETLYLATLSRRPSPQEQEFLLAHVRKETDERRQQEAFAEIFWGLLNSPEFVLER, encoded by the coding sequence ATGCTCCTCAAAGCCTCCTCCCTGTTGATGACAGTGACGCTGCTCGGCGGCGCGGCGGCGGCTCAGGAGCCGGCGATGCGCCTGTCGACGCGGGATCTGGCCGAGTGGATCGACCGCCGGTTCGAGGGGGAGTGGGAACGTTCCAAAATCGAGCCCTCCGCCGTCGTGGATGACGCCACGTTCCTCAAGCGGACCTATCTCGATCTGGGGGGAACGCTGCCGCGCGTCTCGGAGGCGCGCGAGTTTCTGGACTATGCCGGCGAACAGAAACGAGATGCGCTGGTCGATCAGTTGCTGAACGAGACCCGGCGGCCGGAAAAGCATGCGGCGCGGACGGCGGCTCACTGGGCCACGCTGTGGCGGCGGATGATGGCGCCCGGCAATACGCCCGAAGCGAGAATGGCGATCGGTCTGGAGCCGTGGCTGCGGGAGCAGTTCCTGGCCAACGTCCCCTATGACGAACTGGCCCGCAAACTGGTGACGGCGAGCAGCACCGACGGAACGCCCGTGGTCGCCACGAATCCCCAGATGGGGATGTCGGGCGGCCCTGCGGTGTTCTATCTGGCGACCGGCGGGAAGCCGGAGACCTCGGCGAGTGCGGTCTCGCGCGTGTTTCTCGGCGTCCGAATCGGCTGCGCCGAATGTCACAACCATCCGTTTGCCTCCTGGAAGCAGCAGGATTTCTGGGGGATGGCGGCGTTCTTTGCCGGGGTGAAAAACGGAACCGTGGCGGATGTGGCGGTCGCGAAAATCCGGCCGCTCAACGGACTGGAAGACTACACGGCGGCCTATCTGGGGGGCGGGCCGGCGGAAGTCCCGGCCGGGAAGACGCCGCGGCAGGCGCTGGCTGACTGGATGGTTTCGCGGGAAAACGCGCACTTTGCGGCGACTGCCGTGAACCGGGTGTGGCAGCAGCTCGTTGGCCGGGGGCTGACGGATTCGGTCGACGATCTGGATCTGGCGTCGGCCGAGGAGCGGGAGATCCTGGACGAGCTAGCGGAGCTGTTTGTGGATGCGGGATTCGATCTGCGGTGGCTGATGACCGGGATCTGCAAGAGCCGGGTTTATCAGCGGGGTTGCGTCGCGCTGGAAGAGGGGGAGATTCCGCCGCCGGGATTTCGACCGGTCAAGGCGCTGCAGCCGGAGCAGATCTTCGATTCGCTGGAACAGGCGCTGGCGCTGCCAATTTCGCGGGCGGATGGAGGGGCGCGGTTCAACGGTCTGCGGGATCAGCTCATTTCCCGGATGAACGAGGCGGCGGCGAACGCTCCCGAGGAATATCGGGCGGGAATTCCGCAAGCGCTGCTGATGATGAACGGACGGCTGACGGCGGAGGCGACGGATCTGGAACAGAGCCGGACGCTGCGGGGGGTGCTTGACGCCCCGTTCCTGAATGCGGAAGCGAAGCTGGAGACATTGTATCTGGCGACGCTGAGCCGGCGGCCGAGTCCACAGGAGCAGGAATTTCTGCTGGCGCATGTGCGGAAAGAAACGGACGAGCGACGGCAGCAGGAAGCATTTGCCGAGATTTTCTGGGGGTTGCTCAACAGTCCGGAGTTTGTGCTGGAGCGGTAA
- a CDS encoding DUF1501 domain-containing protein: MSRGELTRRDLLQTSLASALGVTCSAWLPALAEAAGQEKNHRACILLWMAGGPTQTDTFDLKPGHENGGPSKTIETAVAGIEISEHLPGVARQMKDLAIIRSLTTQEGDHDRATRLMLTGHRPGQEGVNYPSLGSLFAKELGNDEGDLPHYVSVSPFRMGDAGGPGFLGPNYAPLVVSGDSSDPEARANLTIENLKPAAGVSAATLAGRFEVSKFLQNDFSSRVTSPSAKAHKANYERAMRMIATNAKGAFKLDEETAELRDRYGRNRFGQGCLLARRLVERGVAFVEVTLEGWDTHADNFNAVQRLCGTLDPAWSALMDDLRDRGLLESTLVVWMGEFGRTPKINGTTGRDHYPLAWSTVLGGGGVRGGQVVGSTGKAGTEVAERPVKLADLYATLCAAIGIDPGLENISPEGRPIAVVDRGGKVIEEIVKA; this comes from the coding sequence ATGTCACGTGGTGAGCTGACTCGACGCGATCTGTTGCAGACGTCTCTCGCGAGTGCGCTGGGGGTGACGTGTTCCGCGTGGCTGCCGGCGCTGGCGGAGGCGGCGGGCCAGGAGAAAAACCACCGGGCGTGCATCCTGCTCTGGATGGCGGGGGGGCCGACGCAGACGGACACATTCGATCTGAAGCCGGGGCACGAGAACGGCGGACCATCGAAGACAATCGAGACGGCGGTTGCGGGGATTGAGATCAGTGAGCACCTGCCGGGCGTCGCGCGGCAGATGAAGGATCTGGCGATCATCCGGAGTCTGACGACGCAGGAGGGAGATCACGACCGGGCGACGCGGCTGATGTTGACGGGGCATCGTCCGGGCCAGGAAGGGGTCAATTACCCGAGTCTGGGGTCGCTGTTTGCGAAGGAATTGGGCAATGACGAGGGGGACCTGCCGCATTATGTGAGCGTCTCTCCGTTCCGGATGGGAGACGCCGGTGGACCGGGCTTTCTGGGGCCGAACTATGCCCCGCTGGTGGTCTCAGGGGACAGCAGCGATCCGGAGGCGCGGGCGAATCTGACCATCGAGAACCTGAAGCCCGCGGCGGGGGTTTCCGCCGCCACGCTGGCCGGGCGGTTCGAAGTCTCGAAGTTTCTGCAGAATGATTTTTCGAGCCGGGTCACGAGCCCGTCGGCGAAAGCTCACAAAGCCAACTACGAGCGGGCGATGCGGATGATCGCCACGAACGCCAAGGGGGCTTTCAAGCTCGACGAAGAGACGGCGGAGCTGCGGGACCGTTACGGACGAAACCGGTTCGGGCAAGGGTGTCTGCTGGCGCGTCGGCTGGTGGAACGAGGCGTGGCGTTTGTCGAAGTGACGCTTGAGGGATGGGACACGCACGCTGATAACTTCAACGCCGTCCAGCGGTTATGCGGGACGCTCGACCCGGCGTGGTCGGCGTTGATGGACGACCTGCGGGACCGGGGCCTGCTGGAGTCGACGCTGGTCGTCTGGATGGGGGAATTCGGGCGAACGCCCAAGATCAACGGGACGACGGGACGGGACCACTACCCGCTGGCCTGGTCGACAGTGCTGGGAGGGGGGGGCGTCCGGGGAGGGCAAGTTGTCGGTTCGACCGGAAAAGCGGGAACTGAAGTGGCGGAGCGCCCCGTCAAACTGGCGGATCTGTACGCCACGCTCTGCGCGGCGATCGGGATCGACCCCGGTCTGGAAAACATTTCGCCCGAGGGGCGGCCGATTGCGGTGGTGGATCGGGGCGGCAAGGTGATTGAGGAGATTGTGAAGGCGTAG